In Streptomyces sp. NBC_01439, the following are encoded in one genomic region:
- the cdgB gene encoding diguanylate cyclase CdgB, giving the protein METESEPYVRLATLRQLHRVVAELNTARSLADTLQTVVDGIVVGLGYELACVNLVRPDGDLVVAAFAGDPAAEALITGRVGSRASWERRLTMGENWDGLRFIPHTEGWVLMEDDVPQWHTDGPDPRFEDEWHPEDRLYAPMYASGGELLGVISVDRPRNGRRPGAWGREALQMYAFQAAIAISNARLRANMQRALVRLEREQQALRASEESFRQAFEYAPSGMAIAEMGGDQHGRLLRTNDALCRLLGRPASVLRRYSFSDLVHPEDIGTLLRTSAEGGRAELRLGRRDGTYVWVSLRNSVVADAADGPRFLLTHVEDIEERKRHELQLAHRASHDSLTGLPNSAELRARLGARLCRRPQSVRASAIEALDAAFEGRDGYDGHAAHGPHGGHAAHAGYDGHPVGAEAGGAGEHGFHADGPDRYAGADPFEFPGAPPAPSDGPYDHHVHTVAPATDVDDGTKGLAVLFCDLDGFKSINDRFGHHTGDAVLIEVARRLTTGVRDGDTVARLGGDEFVVLADGLGAADAADLAVRLRNAIIPPIRVDGRAVRVGASFGIGWASCGMSADEVLRSADQRMYIEKRSRSKAHRRAG; this is encoded by the coding sequence ATGGAGACCGAGTCGGAGCCGTACGTCCGTCTTGCGACCCTGCGGCAGCTGCATCGGGTGGTGGCCGAGCTCAATACGGCCCGGAGCCTGGCGGACACCCTGCAGACCGTCGTGGACGGCATCGTCGTGGGGCTCGGCTACGAACTCGCCTGTGTCAACCTCGTTCGCCCGGACGGTGATCTCGTCGTCGCTGCCTTCGCCGGCGATCCTGCTGCGGAGGCCCTCATCACCGGCCGCGTCGGCTCCCGCGCCTCCTGGGAGCGCCGCCTGACGATGGGTGAGAACTGGGACGGGCTCAGGTTCATCCCGCACACCGAGGGCTGGGTCCTCATGGAGGACGACGTGCCCCAGTGGCACACCGACGGCCCCGATCCGCGGTTCGAGGACGAGTGGCACCCCGAGGACCGGCTCTACGCACCCATGTACGCGTCCGGCGGGGAACTTCTGGGTGTCATTTCGGTGGACAGACCGCGCAACGGCCGCCGGCCCGGCGCCTGGGGCCGCGAAGCGCTCCAGATGTACGCCTTCCAGGCGGCGATTGCGATCAGCAATGCCAGGCTCCGGGCGAACATGCAGCGCGCCCTCGTCCGGCTGGAGCGCGAGCAGCAGGCGCTGCGCGCCAGCGAAGAGTCGTTCCGCCAGGCCTTCGAGTACGCGCCCAGCGGCATGGCGATCGCCGAGATGGGCGGGGACCAGCACGGCCGGCTCCTGCGGACCAACGACGCGCTGTGCCGCCTCCTCGGCCGGCCCGCCTCCGTCCTGCGCCGCTACTCCTTCTCCGACCTGGTCCACCCCGAGGACATCGGCACCCTGCTGCGCACCTCCGCCGAGGGCGGCCGCGCCGAGCTGCGGCTCGGTCGCCGCGACGGCACGTACGTATGGGTCTCGCTGCGCAACTCCGTCGTCGCCGACGCCGCCGACGGGCCCCGGTTCCTGCTCACGCACGTCGAGGACATCGAGGAGCGCAAGCGGCACGAGCTCCAGCTCGCCCACCGCGCCAGCCACGACTCGCTGACCGGCCTGCCCAACAGTGCCGAGCTGCGGGCCCGGCTCGGCGCCCGGCTGTGCCGTAGGCCACAGTCCGTACGGGCCAGCGCGATCGAGGCGCTGGACGCGGCCTTCGAGGGGCGCGACGGATACGACGGGCACGCCGCGCACGGGCCGCACGGGGGGCATGCGGCGCACGCGGGGTACGACGGGCACCCGGTGGGGGCGGAGGCGGGTGGTGCCGGTGAGCACGGGTTTCATGCCGACGGCCCCGACCGGTACGCCGGGGCCGACCCCTTCGAATTCCCCGGGGCGCCGCCCGCCCCGTCGGACGGCCCGTACGACCACCACGTGCACACGGTGGCGCCCGCGACCGACGTCGACGACGGGACGAAGGGGCTCGCGGTCCTCTTCTGCGACCTGGACGGCTTCAAGTCGATCAACGACCGGTTCGGGCACCACACGGGCGACGCGGTCCTGATCGAGGTGGCCCGGCGGCTGACGACCGGCGTCAGGGACGGTGACACCGTCGCCCGGCTGGGTGGTGACGAATTCGTCGTCCTGGCCGACGGCCTGGGCGCCGCCGACGCCGCCGACCTCGCCGTCCGGCTGCGCAACGCGATCATCCCGCCGATCCGGGTGGACGGCCGTGCGGTGCGTGTCGGGGCCAGTTTCGGCATCGGCTGGGCCAGCTGCGGGATGTCCGCCGACGAGGTGCTGCGCTCCGCCGATCAACGGATGTACATCGAGAAAAGGTCCCGGTCGAAGGCCCATCGCCGGGCGGGATGA
- a CDS encoding CBM35 domain-containing protein translates to MTTPANNGPYGGANKPEDDDPFGYLYEDGQAAGATPPASGGGYGYPGASAGGHHGPQPGVPRTSHHQVRTVGERRNGGQRGPVPQQGPGYQAQYQAPEALQAGGYGVPQQAHPPQHQTQATPHPGGHGGGGGGSSRRGLLIAAVAVVAVVVIGIVAALQFGDKDKGKGGEQPTANDGQQSAAPQNPASPAPSSSPKPSQAPLPKGEAAGAGMVLTGGARLESTVPGSKSSGGQYVAGFNQTGAALTWTVDVPEAGEYTLFVNYGVPGKPGKATLTVNGQSPNQSLNLDNFAKAADGAWEKGWTRTFAFITLKKGTNTMRISCEAGNQCDVVFDQLELGSGHKR, encoded by the coding sequence ATGACGACGCCCGCGAACAACGGCCCGTACGGTGGGGCGAACAAGCCCGAGGACGACGATCCGTTCGGCTACCTCTACGAGGACGGCCAGGCGGCCGGAGCCACCCCGCCCGCATCGGGCGGTGGATACGGCTACCCCGGCGCGTCGGCCGGCGGTCACCACGGTCCCCAGCCCGGCGTCCCGCGCACCTCGCACCACCAGGTGCGGACGGTCGGCGAGCGCAGGAACGGCGGCCAGCGCGGACCCGTCCCGCAGCAGGGCCCGGGCTACCAGGCCCAGTACCAGGCCCCCGAAGCGCTCCAGGCCGGCGGCTACGGCGTTCCGCAGCAGGCGCACCCCCCGCAGCACCAGACCCAGGCGACTCCGCACCCGGGCGGTCACGGTGGCGGCGGCGGTGGCTCCAGCCGTCGCGGTCTGCTGATCGCGGCCGTCGCGGTCGTCGCCGTCGTCGTGATCGGCATCGTCGCCGCCCTGCAGTTCGGTGACAAGGACAAGGGCAAGGGTGGGGAACAGCCCACTGCGAACGACGGCCAGCAGTCGGCGGCTCCCCAGAACCCGGCCAGCCCGGCCCCGAGCAGCAGCCCGAAGCCCTCGCAGGCCCCGCTCCCCAAGGGCGAGGCGGCCGGCGCGGGCATGGTGCTGACCGGTGGTGCGCGGCTGGAGAGCACGGTGCCCGGTTCGAAGAGCTCGGGCGGCCAGTACGTCGCCGGCTTCAACCAGACCGGTGCGGCGCTCACCTGGACGGTGGACGTGCCGGAGGCGGGTGAATACACGCTGTTCGTCAACTACGGCGTTCCCGGCAAGCCCGGCAAGGCGACCCTCACGGTCAACGGGCAGAGCCCGAACCAGTCGCTGAACCTGGACAATTTCGCCAAGGCGGCGGACGGCGCCTGGGAGAAGGGCTGGACGCGCACCTTCGCGTTCATCACCCTCAAGAAGGGCACGAACACGATGAGGATCTCGTGCGAGGCCGGCAACCAGTGCGACGTCGTCTTCGACCAGCTGGAGCTGGGTTCGGGCCACAAGCGCTGA
- a CDS encoding 1-phosphofructokinase family hexose kinase — translation MILTVTLNTALDVTYRVPRLLPHASHRVSTVTERPGGKGINVAHVLAALGHEVTATGFAGGPVGSVVRELLAQSSGAVDALVPCAGNTRRTVAVADATSGDTTQFNEPGPQITAAEWARFLARYEDLVRGARAVALCGSLPPGVPVGAYALLVRSARAAGVPVLLDTSGEALRRGVAARPEIIKPNAAELAELTGSRDPLPATRDARRRGAHAVVTSLGPAGLLACTAEGAWRAAPPHRLSGNPTGAGDSVVAGLLSALAEGLDWPERLTRAVALSAATVLAPVAGAFDPGVYEELRHSVRVTDGD, via the coding sequence ATGATCCTTACCGTGACGCTCAACACGGCGCTCGACGTCACGTACCGCGTGCCGCGGCTGCTCCCGCACGCCTCGCACCGGGTCTCCACCGTCACCGAACGCCCCGGCGGCAAGGGGATCAACGTCGCGCACGTCCTGGCCGCCCTCGGGCACGAGGTGACCGCGACGGGCTTCGCCGGCGGCCCCGTCGGCTCCGTCGTACGGGAGTTGCTTGCGCAGTCGTCGGGGGCGGTCGACGCCCTGGTGCCCTGCGCGGGCAACACCCGCCGCACGGTCGCCGTCGCCGACGCGACCTCCGGCGACACCACGCAGTTCAACGAGCCGGGCCCGCAGATCACCGCCGCCGAGTGGGCGCGGTTCCTGGCCCGCTACGAGGACCTCGTGCGCGGCGCCCGCGCGGTGGCCCTGTGCGGCAGCCTCCCGCCGGGCGTGCCGGTGGGCGCGTACGCGCTGCTCGTACGGTCGGCCCGCGCGGCCGGGGTGCCCGTACTGCTGGACACCAGTGGCGAGGCCCTGCGCCGCGGAGTGGCCGCCCGCCCGGAGATCATCAAGCCGAACGCCGCCGAACTGGCCGAGCTCACCGGATCCCGCGACCCGCTCCCCGCCACCCGCGACGCCCGCCGCCGGGGCGCCCACGCGGTGGTCACCTCGCTCGGCCCGGCCGGCCTGCTGGCCTGCACCGCCGAGGGCGCCTGGCGGGCGGCCCCGCCGCACCGACTGTCCGGCAACCCGACCGGAGCAGGCGATTCCGTGGTCGCCGGCCTGCTGTCCGCACTGGCGGAGGGCCTGGACTGGCCGGAACGCCTCACCCGCGCGGTCGCCCTCTCGGCGGCCACCGTCCTCGCCCCGGTGGCGGGGGCCTTCGACCCCGGCGTCTACGAGGAGTTGCGACACTCCGTGCGCGTCACCGACGGTGACTGA
- the nagA gene encoding N-acetylglucosamine-6-phosphate deacetylase, whose product MSGSAHSTVLSGARVVLPTGTVANGRVIVDGDRIAGSAHEGALSVDLSGHWIVPGFVDMHNHGGGGASFTSGTAEDVLKGVRTHREHGTTTLVASTVTGDLDELARRAGLLAELTQAGEIAGIHFEGPFINPCRKGAHKEDLLRDPDPAEVRKLIDAAHGAARMFTLATELPGGLDSVRLLAEHGVIAAIGHTDATYEQTRAAIDAGATVATHLFNAMPPLAHREPGPIAALLEDERITVELINDGTHLHPAALELAFHHAGAHRVALITDAMDAAGFGDGTYHLGPLEVEVKHGVARLVEGGSIAGSTLTLDTAFKRSVTLDKLPVESVVQAISANPAKLIGLYDEIGSLEPGKYADLVVLDAAFDVKGVMRRGEWIVSPPS is encoded by the coding sequence ATGTCCGGAAGCGCGCACAGCACTGTTCTTTCGGGCGCCAGGGTGGTGCTGCCCACCGGAACGGTGGCGAACGGCAGAGTCATCGTCGACGGCGACCGCATCGCCGGCAGCGCCCACGAGGGTGCGCTGAGCGTCGACCTGTCCGGGCACTGGATCGTCCCCGGCTTCGTCGACATGCACAACCACGGTGGCGGCGGCGCCTCGTTCACCTCCGGCACCGCCGAGGACGTCCTCAAGGGGGTCCGCACCCACCGCGAACACGGCACCACCACCCTGGTCGCCTCCACCGTCACCGGGGACCTGGACGAACTCGCCCGGCGGGCCGGGCTGCTCGCCGAACTGACGCAAGCGGGCGAGATCGCCGGCATCCACTTCGAGGGGCCGTTCATCAACCCCTGCCGCAAGGGCGCCCACAAGGAGGACCTGCTCCGCGACCCCGACCCGGCCGAGGTCCGCAAGCTCATCGACGCCGCGCACGGCGCCGCCCGCATGTTCACCCTCGCCACCGAACTGCCGGGCGGCCTGGACTCCGTACGACTGCTCGCCGAACACGGGGTCATCGCGGCGATCGGCCACACGGACGCCACGTACGAGCAGACGCGCGCCGCCATCGACGCGGGCGCGACCGTGGCCACCCACCTCTTCAACGCGATGCCGCCCCTCGCCCACCGCGAACCCGGCCCGATCGCCGCGCTGCTGGAGGACGAGCGGATCACCGTCGAGCTCATCAACGACGGCACCCACCTGCACCCGGCGGCACTGGAACTGGCCTTCCACCACGCGGGCGCGCACCGCGTCGCGCTGATCACCGACGCGATGGACGCGGCCGGCTTCGGCGACGGGACCTACCACCTCGGCCCGCTGGAGGTCGAGGTCAAGCACGGCGTGGCACGGCTGGTGGAGGGCGGCTCCATCGCCGGATCGACACTGACCCTGGACACCGCCTTCAAGCGCTCGGTGACCCTCGACAAGCTGCCGGTGGAGTCCGTGGTCCAGGCGATCTCCGCCAACCCGGCCAAGCTGATCGGCCTGTACGACGAGATCGGCTCGCTGGAGCCCGGCAAGTACGCGGACCTCGTCGTGCTGGACGCCGCGTTCGACGTCAAGGGAGTCATGCGCCGCGGCGAATGGATCGTCAGCCCGCCCTCCTGA
- a CDS encoding ROK family protein, translated as MKHVIALDVGGTGMKAALVAEEGNLLHEARRATGRERGPDAVVETIQDFAAELLDIGRERFGRPASAAGIAVPGIVDAEHGIAVYAANLGWRDVPMRALLSNRLGGIPVALGHDVRTGGLAEGRIGAGRGADRFLFVPLGTGIAGAIGIAGRIEAGAHGYAGEIGHIVVRPGGPACGCGQHGCLETLASAAAVSRAWAAASGDPEADAADCAKAVASGDARAREVWLAAVGALADGLVTAITLLDPRTLIIGGGLAEAGETLFTPLRTAVEERVTFQRLPHIVPAALGDTAGCLGAGLLAWDLLATEVPA; from the coding sequence GTGAAACACGTCATCGCCCTCGATGTGGGCGGCACCGGGATGAAGGCCGCCCTCGTCGCCGAGGAGGGCAACCTGCTCCACGAAGCGCGCCGGGCCACCGGCCGCGAGCGGGGCCCCGACGCCGTCGTCGAGACGATCCAGGACTTCGCCGCCGAGCTGCTCGACATCGGCCGGGAGCGCTTCGGACGGCCCGCCTCGGCCGCTGGCATCGCCGTCCCGGGCATCGTCGACGCCGAACACGGGATCGCCGTCTACGCGGCGAACCTGGGCTGGCGCGACGTACCGATGCGCGCCCTGCTCAGCAACCGCCTCGGCGGCATCCCCGTGGCCCTCGGCCACGACGTGCGCACGGGTGGACTCGCCGAGGGCCGCATCGGCGCCGGCCGGGGAGCCGACCGCTTCCTCTTCGTCCCGCTCGGCACCGGCATCGCCGGAGCCATCGGCATCGCCGGCCGCATCGAGGCCGGCGCCCACGGCTACGCGGGCGAGATCGGGCACATCGTGGTGCGCCCGGGCGGCCCCGCCTGCGGCTGCGGCCAGCACGGCTGCCTGGAGACCCTCGCCTCCGCCGCGGCCGTCAGCCGCGCCTGGGCCGCGGCCTCCGGCGACCCGGAGGCCGACGCCGCGGACTGCGCCAAGGCCGTCGCGTCCGGGGACGCGCGCGCCCGGGAGGTCTGGCTGGCCGCCGTCGGCGCCCTCGCCGACGGACTGGTCACCGCGATCACCCTGCTGGACCCGCGCACGCTGATCATCGGCGGCGGGCTGGCGGAGGCCGGGGAGACCTTGTTCACACCACTACGGACGGCCGTGGAGGAGCGCGTGACGTTCCAGCGGCTCCCCCACATCGTTCCGGCTGCCCTCGGGGACACCGCCGGATGCCTGGGCGCAGGTCTGCTCGCCTGGGACCTACTCGCCACGGAGGTACCTGCCTGA
- a CDS encoding extracellular solute-binding protein, which produces MKGRYLSLAASGAVLCLTAVTLTGCGALDGLTGDNEVTLRVVAADYGDNPQNSSEAYWKDLATGFEKANPGTKVEVSVYSWSEVDAKVAEMVKAGKAPDIAQIGAYSDYAAAGKLYSAEELLSVKTEADFLGPLADAGKVKQVQYGMPFVSSTRLLFYNEKLLADAGVIGKDAKGWQPKSWADLEAAAKKLKAANVPTPFALPLGREEAQAETMMWMLAGGGGYTDNEESYAIDSAPNVKALEFLRDKMVGQGLTGPVEPGKLDRQAAFDGFTKGEVGMLNGHPTLLKQAAAKGVKFGMVPLPTSDGSDQPAMGVADWIMAFKNGHRQESGKFLDFLYQPKNVTAFTEKYDLLPATTSGYQAKQAATGGSSAQLKPFLTALPSSRLYPVGKKSWAGVSEDIKQNIGKTVQPGGQPAKVLEQIARAARASDPR; this is translated from the coding sequence GTGAAGGGCCGTTACCTGAGCCTGGCCGCGTCCGGCGCCGTGCTGTGCCTGACTGCCGTGACGCTGACGGGCTGCGGAGCCCTCGACGGGCTCACCGGAGACAACGAGGTGACCCTGCGGGTCGTGGCGGCTGACTACGGGGACAATCCGCAGAACTCCTCCGAGGCGTACTGGAAGGACCTCGCCACGGGCTTCGAGAAGGCCAACCCGGGCACCAAGGTCGAGGTCAGCGTCTACTCCTGGTCCGAGGTCGACGCCAAGGTCGCCGAGATGGTCAAGGCCGGCAAGGCCCCCGACATAGCCCAGATCGGCGCCTACTCCGACTACGCGGCCGCCGGCAAGCTGTACTCGGCGGAAGAGCTGCTCTCCGTGAAGACCGAGGCCGACTTCCTCGGGCCGCTCGCGGACGCCGGCAAGGTCAAGCAGGTCCAGTACGGCATGCCCTTCGTCTCCAGCACCCGGCTGCTCTTCTACAACGAGAAGCTGCTCGCCGACGCCGGTGTGATCGGCAAGGACGCCAAGGGATGGCAGCCGAAGAGCTGGGCGGACCTCGAAGCCGCGGCCAAGAAGCTCAAGGCCGCGAACGTGCCCACCCCCTTCGCGCTGCCGCTGGGCCGCGAGGAGGCGCAGGCCGAGACGATGATGTGGATGCTCGCGGGCGGTGGCGGCTACACCGACAACGAGGAGTCGTACGCGATCGACTCCGCCCCCAACGTCAAGGCGCTGGAGTTCCTGCGGGACAAGATGGTCGGCCAGGGGCTGACCGGCCCCGTGGAGCCCGGCAAGCTGGACCGGCAGGCCGCCTTCGACGGCTTCACCAAGGGCGAGGTCGGCATGCTCAACGGGCACCCGACACTGCTCAAGCAGGCCGCGGCCAAGGGTGTGAAGTTCGGCATGGTGCCGCTGCCCACCTCCGACGGCAGCGACCAGCCCGCGATGGGCGTGGCGGACTGGATCATGGCCTTCAAGAACGGCCACCGCCAGGAATCCGGCAAGTTCCTGGACTTCCTGTACCAGCCGAAGAACGTGACGGCCTTCACCGAGAAGTACGACCTGCTGCCCGCCACCACCAGCGGCTACCAGGCCAAGCAGGCCGCCACCGGCGGCTCGTCCGCGCAGCTGAAGCCCTTCCTCACGGCACTGCCCAGCTCCCGGCTGTACCCGGTCGGCAAGAAGTCCTGGGCGGGCGTCAGCGAGGACATCAAGCAGAACATCGGCAAGACCGTCCAGCCCGGCGGACAGCCCGCGAAGGTGCTGGAGCAGATCGCCAGGGCCGCCCGCGCGTCCGACCCGCGCTGA
- a CDS encoding DUF3263 domain-containing protein — protein sequence MTDEGQLTATEAAVLAYEGRTWPGPGAKERAIREGLGMTPVRYYQLLNALMDDPRALAHAPGTVNRLRRIREAQRARR from the coding sequence ATGACGGACGAGGGGCAGCTGACGGCCACGGAGGCCGCGGTGCTCGCGTACGAGGGACGCACCTGGCCCGGGCCCGGAGCCAAGGAACGGGCCATCCGGGAAGGGCTGGGGATGACCCCCGTCCGCTACTACCAGTTGCTCAATGCACTGATGGACGACCCGCGGGCCCTGGCGCACGCCCCGGGCACGGTGAACCGGCTGCGCAGGATCCGAGAGGCCCAGCGAGCCCGGCGATAG
- the otsB gene encoding trehalose-phosphatase — translation MGSHPHDLPMPVTAAGREGLEALLRAPRRSVVALDFDGTLADIVPDPDQARAHPGAVPALSALAPEVDSVAVITGRPAGVAVRYGGFAGVPGLQHLVVLGHYGAERWDAVSGIVHAPAEHPGVAAVRAELPGFLDSIGAWRGTWIEEKGRALAVHTRRAADPAAAFAALREPLAELAARHGLMVEPGRAVLELRPPGMDKGVALTEFLAERDAEAVLYAGDDLGDLAAFSAVEKGRADGLPGLLVCSGSAEVPELAARADLVLPGPGPVAAFLAALAEAIRS, via the coding sequence ATGGGGAGTCATCCGCACGACCTGCCGATGCCCGTCACCGCAGCCGGACGCGAGGGACTCGAAGCCCTGCTCCGCGCACCCCGCCGGTCCGTGGTCGCCCTGGACTTCGACGGCACCCTCGCCGACATCGTCCCGGACCCGGACCAGGCCCGAGCCCACCCCGGAGCCGTCCCGGCCCTGTCCGCACTCGCCCCCGAGGTCGACTCGGTGGCGGTGATCACCGGACGGCCGGCGGGCGTCGCCGTCCGCTACGGGGGCTTCGCCGGCGTCCCCGGCCTGCAGCACCTGGTCGTCCTCGGCCACTACGGAGCCGAACGGTGGGACGCGGTCAGCGGCATCGTCCACGCGCCCGCCGAGCACCCCGGGGTGGCGGCGGTCCGGGCGGAGCTGCCCGGGTTCCTGGATTCCATCGGGGCCTGGCGCGGCACCTGGATCGAGGAGAAGGGCCGGGCACTGGCCGTGCACACCCGCCGGGCGGCGGACCCGGCGGCGGCCTTCGCGGCGCTGCGGGAGCCGCTGGCGGAGCTCGCGGCGCGGCACGGGCTGATGGTCGAGCCGGGGCGTGCGGTGCTGGAACTGAGGCCCCCCGGCATGGACAAGGGCGTCGCCCTGACCGAGTTCCTGGCGGAGCGGGACGCGGAGGCAGTGCTGTACGCGGGCGACGACCTGGGTGACCTGGCGGCGTTCTCGGCCGTGGAGAAGGGCCGGGCCGACGGCCTGCCGGGGCTGCTGGTGTGCAGTGGCTCCGCGGAGGTGCCGGAGCTCGCCGCCCGGGCCGACCTGGTCCTCCCGGGCCCGGGCCCGGTCGCCGCCTTCCTGGCCGCCCTGGCCGAAGCCATCCGAAGCTGA
- a CDS encoding alpha,alpha-trehalose-phosphate synthase (UDP-forming), whose translation MASQVLVAANRGPLSYALAEDGTLSARRGGGGLVSGLSTALAEQPEALWICAALSDADREAVRRGASEPGVRMLDIDPTMYDDAYNGIANSVLWFTHHHLYDIPREPVFDAEFHRRWGSYRRYNRAFAQALADEAAEGARVLVQDYHLALVPGQLRELRPDLKIAHFTHTPWASAPFMDMLPDTVRKELVWGMLGADLLGFHTSKWANGFIDGADIDDASGIARGEKPAGVRHKKSGAEKRFTRVSRYPLGVDDAELRELAHRPGVDDKLAQLRAEVGDLKTIVRVDRTELSKNILRGLLAYRELLTHFPEWRGRVVHLASAYPSRQDLRVYRDYTQSVRDLAAEINAEFGTAEWQPVLVSVKDDFERSLAAYRLADVALVNPVRDGMNLVAKEIPVVSEAGCALVLSTGAGAYEELRQDALKVNPYDVTETAVALHVALSMPAAERAERTKRLAAAATALPPAAWFEAQLSALA comes from the coding sequence ATGGCTTCCCAGGTGCTCGTCGCCGCGAACCGCGGCCCCCTCTCCTACGCGCTCGCCGAGGACGGGACGCTCAGCGCCCGGCGCGGCGGGGGCGGTCTCGTCTCCGGACTCTCCACGGCCCTCGCCGAGCAGCCGGAGGCGCTGTGGATCTGCGCGGCGCTGTCGGACGCGGACCGGGAAGCGGTCCGCCGGGGCGCGTCCGAGCCGGGCGTCCGGATGTTGGATATCGATCCCACGATGTATGACGACGCGTACAACGGAATCGCCAATTCTGTGCTGTGGTTCACACATCACCACCTCTACGACATCCCGCGCGAACCGGTCTTCGACGCCGAGTTCCACCGGCGGTGGGGGTCGTACCGGCGCTACAACCGGGCCTTCGCGCAAGCCCTCGCGGACGAGGCGGCGGAGGGCGCCCGCGTTCTGGTGCAGGACTACCACCTGGCGCTGGTTCCGGGGCAGTTGCGCGAGCTGCGGCCGGATCTGAAGATCGCGCACTTCACGCACACGCCGTGGGCGTCGGCGCCCTTCATGGACATGCTCCCGGACACCGTCCGCAAGGAGCTGGTGTGGGGGATGCTGGGGGCGGACCTGCTGGGCTTCCACACCTCGAAGTGGGCGAACGGCTTCATCGACGGCGCGGACATCGACGACGCGAGCGGCATCGCGAGGGGCGAGAAGCCGGCCGGTGTGAGGCACAAGAAGAGCGGCGCCGAGAAACGGTTCACGCGGGTGTCCAGGTATCCCCTCGGAGTGGACGACGCCGAGCTGCGGGAACTGGCGCACCGGCCCGGGGTCGACGACAAACTGGCGCAGCTGCGGGCCGAGGTCGGAGACCTGAAGACGATCGTCCGCGTGGACCGCACGGAACTGTCGAAGAACATCCTGCGCGGCCTGCTGGCCTACCGGGAGCTCCTGACCCACTTCCCCGAATGGCGGGGCCGAGTGGTCCACCTGGCGTCGGCGTACCCGTCGCGGCAGGACCTGAGGGTGTACCGGGACTACACGCAGTCGGTGCGGGATCTGGCGGCGGAGATCAACGCGGAGTTCGGTACGGCGGAGTGGCAGCCGGTGCTGGTGTCGGTGAAGGACGACTTCGAACGCTCGCTGGCGGCGTACCGGCTGGCGGACGTGGCGCTGGTGAACCCGGTGCGGGACGGGATGAACCTGGTGGCGAAGGAGATCCCGGTGGTGTCGGAGGCGGGGTGCGCGCTGGTGCTGTCCACGGGGGCGGGGGCGTACGAGGAGCTCCGCCAGGACGCGCTGAAGGTGAACCCGTACGACGTGACGGAAACGGCCGTGGCCCTGCACGTGGCGCTGTCCATGCCGGCGGCTGAGCGCGCGGAACGCACCAAACGCCTCGCGGCAGCGGCGACGGCCCTCCCACCGGCGGCCTGGTTCGAGGCCCAGCTCTCGGCCCTTGCCTGA
- a CDS encoding glucosyl-3-phosphoglycerate synthase translates to MLEEVERWLADRSWSAADRPLDQLLDRKRAAGTTVSVVLPALDEEATVGAIVEVIRRELIEGLPFPLVDELVVIDSGSADRTAEVAAKAGARVVHRDEILPRVPALPGKGEVLWRSLLATDGDVVCFVDADLRDFSAAFVSGIVGPLLTDPDVQFVKAMYDRPLGDTPGQGGRVTELVARPLLNLHWPQLAGFVQPLGGEYAVRRSLLEQLPFPVGYGVELGLLVDALHTVGLDALAQVDVGVRLHRHQDGQALGRMAAAIYRTAQVRLSRGHLVRPELTQFERGPEGFRPRTYPVDTEERPPMAGIEEYALRRVA, encoded by the coding sequence GTGCTGGAAGAGGTGGAGCGATGGCTGGCCGACCGCTCCTGGTCCGCCGCCGACCGACCGCTCGACCAGCTGCTCGACCGGAAACGGGCGGCCGGGACCACGGTCAGCGTGGTGCTGCCCGCGCTGGACGAAGAGGCGACGGTCGGCGCGATCGTCGAGGTCATCCGGCGTGAGCTGATCGAGGGACTCCCGTTCCCCCTGGTGGACGAGCTGGTCGTCATCGACTCGGGCTCCGCCGACCGGACCGCGGAGGTCGCGGCGAAGGCTGGGGCCCGGGTGGTGCACCGCGACGAGATCCTGCCCCGCGTGCCGGCACTGCCCGGGAAGGGCGAGGTGCTGTGGCGCTCGCTGCTGGCCACCGACGGGGACGTCGTCTGCTTCGTCGACGCCGACCTGCGGGACTTCTCCGCCGCCTTCGTCTCCGGCATCGTCGGCCCGCTGCTGACCGACCCCGACGTGCAGTTCGTCAAGGCGATGTACGACCGGCCGCTGGGGGACACCCCGGGCCAGGGCGGCCGGGTCACCGAGCTGGTCGCCCGCCCGCTCCTCAACCTCCACTGGCCGCAGCTGGCCGGCTTCGTGCAGCCGCTGGGCGGCGAGTACGCCGTACGCCGCTCCCTGCTGGAGCAGCTGCCGTTCCCCGTCGGCTACGGCGTCGAGCTGGGCCTGCTGGTCGACGCGCTGCACACGGTCGGGCTGGACGCGCTGGCCCAGGTGGACGTGGGCGTACGGCTCCACCGCCACCAGGACGGGCAGGCGCTGGGCCGGATGGCCGCGGCGATCTACCGCACCGCCCAGGTCCGGCTCTCGCGCGGGCACCTCGTACGACCGGAACTCACGCAGTTCGAGCGCGGGCCGGAGGGCTTCCGGCCGCGGACGTACCCGGTGGACACGGAGGAGCGACCGCCGATGGCGGGCATCGAGGAGTACGCACTGCGTCGCGTGGCGTGA